The Bacteroidia bacterium nucleotide sequence ATACGCCGCTTGCATTATCATTCGCACCTCTGAAAATAGCCTCCTTTCCCATTTTCCCTAAATGATCGTAATGGGCCGTAATTACCAGGAAACTCGATTTATCTTCTGTTCCAGGAATAAACCCCAACACATTTTGAGTACGGTGTTTTTTTATCCACTTGCTTTGAATGGAATACCTCACTTTAATCGGGGCCTCTTTCACTACCGAATCCGCTACATCAATTTGTATTCCAGGTAGTGCGGTTTCAGAAACTGACCAGGTTAGTTTTGATTTTACCCAAATAACCAAAGGGAACAAGGCAAAAGCCACTTTAGAAACCCTTTCATTGAATTTTTTATCTGTTGAAACCGGGAATTTAGAATACGCGGCAAAATCATACAAACGTTGAGGTTTTGACAACAGTGAATCCCAACCGAGAGAATCGACTGAAAGCACCGATAAACTTCCCGATTTGCCGGTACTAGCCGGATCAACAATAAAATGTTTGCCGGGTTCCAGGCGTTTCCCATCGAAGTACAGTTCCATTTCACCGGGGAAGGTATTGACCGGAAAGGAAAAGTCTTGGAAATAATTGTAATCAAAAGCTTGCACATGCCATTTTTCCAATTCCTTTTTGAGGTAATCGGCGGCCGTGGCATCGCCATCGTTCACATATCCCCTACCCGACATTTCCTCGCTGCCTAATCGGTCTATCACTTCGCGGGCATAACCTAAATCCTGGGCTTGGAGAATGTAACAAAGGTTTAAGAATA carries:
- a CDS encoding M28 family peptidase, which encodes MELYFDGKRLEPGKHFIVDPASTGKSGSLSVLSVDSLGWDSLLSKPQRLYDFAAYSKFPVSTDKKFNERVSKVAFALFPLVIWVKSKLTWSVSETALPGIQIDVADSVVKEAPIKVRYSIQSKWIKKHRTQNVLGFIPGTEDKSSFLVITAHYDHLGKMGKEAIFRGANDNASGVSMMLQLARYFSENKPKCNVAFIAFAGEEAGLKGSEFFVQNPVFNLKAIRCLVNLDLLGTGEDGVTVVNATEFPRLFGILEKINAEKSYVTQVKKRGKAANSDHYYFSEMGVPALFMYTMGGIAAYHDVMDKPETLPLTDYEDVFRLLRDFTIKISEE